The Xyrauchen texanus isolate HMW12.3.18 chromosome 33, RBS_HiC_50CHRs, whole genome shotgun sequence region GTGCACAAACTGGTTCTTCTTGGTGTCCCATTGATAGACCTGGGTTAGCGAGTAGTCGCTGCCCAGGATGGCATACTGAGAGTTGCCAAAGGAGATGGGCTGGAACACCATGGAACCCCGCGAGGGCATTGTCTGTATCTCCATGAACATTGAGCCATCCCATTTCATCACCTTGGAGTCACCGATGAAGCGtgtcagacagataaacagctcCCCCTTCACCTTGAAGTGTTTGACGGCATAGACGTCCTCCATTTCGGGAATGTCAGTACGGCGGTCAAACTGTTTGTGGCTCTTGCTCCACTGGTAGATAACAGGCCTCTGGGAGCTGCTAGCTAAAATAAGGTGGGATTTGCCAGTGATTTCAAGGTATTCGACATCTGTGTCTCGGTACCAGGGATGGAGGGACTGGTGGGAGTAGAAGCCGTTGCCATTCCATTTGTACACAGTGGTGGAGCCGGCCTTCGAGCTGTCTGCAATCACAAAGAAGAACTCGCCGTCCATGTGGAATGTCTCGATGTCATTGGGCTTCCTGGTTTTCAGAATGTCAATGTCTTGAATTTTGATGAATTTCTTCGCAGATCTGTCCCTTTTGTAAATGTGAGAGCCACCGAATAGTTGAGCAACAATAATGAAAAGCTGGTTATCGATGACCATTGGCTTGCACACCACAGTGGAAGTGCCTGAAATGAACAAAAAATGACAGAAGTGtgcaataaaattgtatttaactgTAGAATGAACTATTTTGCAATGGAATCTGTATCTTCTGATAGCAGGAATGTTATTGTTCTTTTGTTAAAATTGACATGTATTTCTATGCCATGATCAtcactaaatggaattgcaaaatgaatgactgtttccaaacaggttttgAACACACACATCCCATTTGCCATTGGTCGAAAAAAATAGCTTACTTGTAGTTGGTTTTAGAGATTTTAGAGTTGACATCGAAGACATTTAACACATCACTTTTAATATCAAAGTTCCTTAAATATGTTActgttttatcagtttgtgtggcTCTGCAGTTAGGTGTTTGTACAGTTGAAACAGGACATTATTGCACTTGGAGGTGTGATTTTTATTGCTCACTCACTTTCTATGGTGTCATAAGCTCTGAAATCCATGTTGACATGGTCCCATTCCATAAAGCTGCATTTTCCAGAGAAGGGCTGGGCATGTACAACATACTGATCATTCCCAAATGTAAAGGCCTCCACAGATATGGACTCAAATGAAAGGGTCATCTTTAAAGCAAACTCTGCAATAAACATCAAATATTTAGTTGAAATGGTGGTCTTTCATTTATACAAAGTACCCATGAAATCAaatttggagttttgtggcttttaaacCATGCTTCTTAGCTTCGAGGCAAGTAACAATCCTGTATATCAAGCCAGGACAATTAATCAGATGGTATtcggccattttgagattattagCATTGGCAACTGAAATTGTCATTCCTCCTTGTGTGTGTTCTTAAATTTACAGAGAGGTGTATGTACAATTTTTCCTAATTAAATGCTCTCTATAATGATAATGTACCCTCCCCCTAATAGAACTTGCCTAGCAAGTACTAAATCATGGTTCCCCAGTGTTAAGGCAGTTAAGGAATTATCTggattacataataataataataaacaaaaaaaacaactatttgattacattacattaaaacattgttttaaaacaacCCCCCTTTAAGATATTCTTGATCATCTAGATTTAAACAATTCTCAATTACAAAATATActgaataatttaaaataatatattacattaaaaaagaaatatgcaTATTAATCATCTTATTTCAATGCCAGAATCTTCTCCCACCTCTGTAGATCAGTTTGCCTTTGTTTTACTAGGACAGTCCAGTGCAGATTTACCTGCTGTAATGCAGTCAATTGACTGAGAAACTAGGTCATTTATCTTCTTCCCTTGATAGGGTGGAGGCCCACTGCAGTATAACTGGTCCACTGTTGCATTGGTGCTATACATCCACTCCACCAGCCACTTTAGCTTACAGTCACAGCTGAAAATGTTTCCTCTGAGATCCCTGTCGAGATGAAATTTTAAATTACtctgtccatatatatatatatatatatatatatatatatatatatatatatatatatatatatatatacacacagttgacgtgagaagtttacatatacttaggttaaagccattaaaactaatttatttaaCAACTCCACAGTTGTTAATAtccagatttaatattagcaaactatagttttggcaagtcgt contains the following coding sequences:
- the lgi1b gene encoding leucine-rich glioma-inactivated protein 1b encodes the protein MGHTNRSIRGHTFLLWVAAVLLLVESRRGKHPKCPSGCTCTKDNALCENVPSVPHSFPPDVVSLSFVKSGFSEIAGGSFLHTPSLQLLLFTANSFDSINEDAFQGLPHLEYLFIENNKIESVSPRAFRGLKSLIHLSLAYNNLETLPKDIFKGMDALTKVDLRGNIFSCDCKLKWLVEWMYSTNATVDQLYCSGPPPYQGKKINDLVSQSIDCITAEFALKMTLSFESISVEAFTFGNDQYVVHAQPFSGKCSFMEWDHVNMDFRAYDTIESTSTVVCKPMVIDNQLFIIVAQLFGGSHIYKRDRSAKKFIKIQDIDILKTRKPNDIETFHMDGEFFFVIADSSKAGSTTVYKWNGNGFYSHQSLHPWYRDTDVEYLEITGKSHLILASSSQRPVIYQWSKSHKQFDRRTDIPEMEDVYAVKHFKVKGELFICLTRFIGDSKVMKWDGSMFMEIQTMPSRGSMVFQPISFGNSQYAILGSDYSLTQVYQWDTKKNQFVHFQELNVQTPRAFSLVSIDNREFLLSSSFKGKTQIYKHLMIDLSS